The segment CACGGAAGCTGATTGATATGCATAATGAACAAGCATCCGTCCTACTTGGTTCAGTGACAGTGACCCATACACATATAACAACAAAGACTATACTAGAACACCCCTTGTTGTGTAATACCAATTATGTGCAATATATGCCGTTAATAGCTGTGcaatatacctggctgctatatcTCTcggaactgttacaggatgtgtattttgtaaatggtgttgttgtttttatcttTAATATTTTTGTGTGCATGCTTCTTGGTTATCATCAAGCTGTCTTTGGTTCTTTTCGTGCTGTAACACATTcatatgtcccctctgtgggatgaatttaggtattctgattctgattctgaccgCTTTCTGTGTAAAAACAGGTTGATTACCAAAACCTGCATCCTCAGCTGTGTGTGTACAGACTGTATATGAGCAGGTTGAAATCTGCACAAAGCAGCATATTAACCCCAGCATCTGAATTAGACATGCCAAATGACTGTTTTTCAATTATTGACATGAAAAAGGTATGTTTTCCAGGTTAAATGTGGCCAGATGCATCTCCAAACAATCACAGACCACATTTCCCACGACACTAACTAAATTCACATCCTTGAGCCGCTCTCACCGACACTCTCGCTCCCTGCCAGGTCCACCAGCTGCAGCTTGGTTTTGAACAGAGCCTGGGAGACGCTGGGCCTGGGGGAGGGACAGGGGGAGTGTGAGGGGGAGCGGCTGGGAGAGGAGGCCGTGCTCGCGAAGAGATGATCCTCAGATGATTTGCGCGCGACGAGGTTGGCACGGCGACAGCGTGGGCTCCACCATTCCTTCTGAGCGGCCAGCTGCATGTCCTTCTTGGCACTCTGGAGCCTGCGGGCTGAATGGAAACAAACAGTGCATGAGTGTGTGGCCAACAGGTGTCATCAATGCTaacgtgtgtgtgagtgtgtgtgattgCGTCTCACCCAGGGCCAGTGCGTTGGGGCTTTTGGAGGAAATGGTGAGGGTGACAATGAGGTGAGAGCGAGAGGAGTCGGGGTGGACGAGGGTGGGACAGTGAGCCCTGAGCTTCAGAACCCTGCTGAGGATCTGCATCACCTCAGAGGCATCCCGCACGGGCCTGGAGGACATATGACACACATCCGACATGAAGTGATAGCTGCTCAAATCAGTATTGAACATGAAGTGACTAAGTCTATGGGAACAATATAACTCAGTGACCAAATTACGACCCAGTATTGGTTTTATCTTATAGTTTTACTGCATTCAACCTTACTGTTTGGTTCACCCGCCCCACCCCGATAGCGTCATTTTCAGCCCTTTCCCGTTACACATCGTTTGATACATTTTACATGTCAAAAAACATTGATTATAGGAATACAAAACAAACGGGCAGGCTTTTTCCCATAGTGCAAACATTTGATCTGGTTGGttttaataaattatatttgacaaaGGTACTAGTATTTATATTTGATTCATCTGTATTTCAGCTGTTTTATTTGTTAGGGTTATGTGTGTTGACTGTTAAGTGTGCACCTGTCCAaggactgcagatggaaatgtgcttttagctataatctggcatatagCATCTCTTCTCTGTTTGAGATGAATGTATTTGTTATGCATGGTACCCGTTCAATAGagatataaaataataataaatagaaGAAACACAATCTTATATTCTGGTTGTCTCCTCAGCTGCGGCTACTCACTGGTATTTGAGGGCGATGACCTGGCTGGCGCCATTGGAGGTGGTGATGACGTCGCAGCGCTGCTCCGCCGGGTTGCCCTGCGCATCTTTGGCCAGAAGGTCGAGCACCTCGTTGTTGTACACCTCCATCACggacacctccactgtgtgGCTGTCTGCTGGCTTCTCAGAGAtcatcctgcacacacacacacacacacacacacaggaatagGAACAAAACCCCATACAtgaaaacaaaaagacaaagttCGAACTAAATGTATTCTATTTTGACACACTAACGGATCAACTTTATCTCTACACAGTAAATCAGAACAGATCTACTTTGGATTCAGCATgtcataaaaaaaacacatctcgCAGAGTTTAGTCATTATAGACAGTAAATAtcaccaaaaacaaaaaaatgattTTCTTCCTCACCGAAAGAATTCAGCAGCCGCCTTGGGGATGATGCCCTGCTGCGCCCCCGGCTGTCCCCCAGAGtgctcctccagcacctgggaGCCCATCATGGTGTGAGTCTtcccacttcctgtctgcccGTACGCCATGATACACACATTGTAGCTGCAGGGCAGGAGATGACATTCAAGACATGCAGTCACATTATGCCGTTTGTCACATTTTtaattgtttgttcttcatcCCCGCAGGGTGGTTTTTAATTAATATAGCTGAATGAACATTTGAATGGCATGTGATTTGATATAGCCTTTTTTTTGTAATGCTTCCGTACTCACCCGTCCAACAGAGATGTGAGGAGCGGCTTGACTTCCTCGAACACTGCATCCTGGGATTCCTCTGGTCCATGCACTCTGgaagaaacacagaggaatcaTTGATACTTTTGAAACCAACTAGTATAATTGCGCCATGACGGTGTTTGTTTTTACCTCTCAAACTCATACATCTTGTTATGCACTGGCATTCCAGGTTTTATGCAATTCACCATCACTGTGTCCTAAAAACAACAAATGGGGCAAAACAAAAATAGGGTGAGGACACTGAGGCTGCTAGCGACAATTAAATATTATAAATGTTAAGAAAATGTCAAACTCACATCACTGACTGTAGACACCACTTCTTCTGATAATGCAGGCCTGACAGAAAGAAACAACACATATATTTGATATTTTTAGCTTTTCAAGtgcaaaaaaaagtatttcatGATGCCATGATGGATCTCGTAATGCCCCACCATGATCCAGGGGTGGAAGACGGGACGTGGTCAAACGGTAAAACTGGTCGCACCCTGCAGTGAACCCTGATGTTGCCTCTCAGCTCCTATACACatttaagaataacaacaaagcAACACATCAGATATGCTGTAGGTTTCTATGAACCCAGACTATGACCCATTATCTTCAGACAATAATCTGTCCTCACCACCAGTGTGTTATGGAGCTCTttcctcctctgcctctccgCCCGGCACCTCTCCCgctcctcctccagagagcgCTCGAGAGCTGAGACCACAGCTTGTAAGTCTGGTCATGGAGAGCAGAGAGATCAATTAGAGAAAAGAGGTTCAAGCTTATtattgtgttcattttgatacaACAAACAAATAAGGAAAAGGCAGACACCATCTGTTGTCTGGTTTAAATCTTTGAACTCAGGCCAAGTCTGTAATCCTGGAGCACACATGTTAGTGCTGTTAACCCGGCAGTAAACAACTCCATTCACTCAGGACGGGTTGAGACCTTCAGGGATAGCCTTAGTTGAACGCAAATATAACAAAATGTTCCTTTTTCTCTTTAAAGATGATTTCAAATGCAAATTATTCAAAATAAATGATCCCCAGAACAGCAATAAAAGGGCTTTTCTTTTATTCTAAATGAAAATGTCTGTACTTAAAGGCCTTCAGAATATTTTTCGTAAACCTCTAATTCGATTATTTATAGATTTATTTGTTGGCATTTTCCcttaaaaacgttttttttaagtGCCTTGGTTTTATTTCTGCATCCAAATTCATAGTTTCCTAATCATATGAGTCTAAAACATGTACATGTTTTACTAATAAGATAGTTATtacttaaatacattttatttgcaaGGTTTTTGGAATGATACATATTTGTGTCTAATTTCAGATTGATCCCTTTATAAATCTTGAATTAGAAGTCAAAGAACAATTACAGCCCTATaatatacaaaataatgata is part of the Pseudochaenichthys georgianus chromosome 24, fPseGeo1.2, whole genome shotgun sequence genome and harbors:
- the kif25 gene encoding kinesin-like protein KIF25, which codes for MPLFINRDQIFAHQVHLLEHKLRSKEERILELETENAILHLRLAECLGKLRRDHEKETKALQHHLQQRNAQKITRSALAKLLSEVQAVKQDLSELFAVYLSFSTELEEQRKQLLDKVQQASCSLKGDRGEEAQDLQAVVSALERSLEEERERCRAERQRRKELHNTLVELRGNIRVHCRVRPVLPFDHVPSSTPGSWPALSEEVVSTVSDDTVMVNCIKPGMPVHNKMYEFERVHGPEESQDAVFEEVKPLLTSLLDGYNVCIMAYGQTGSGKTHTMMGSQVLEEHSGGQPGAQQGIIPKAAAEFFRMISEKPADSHTVEVSVMEVYNNEVLDLLAKDAQGNPAEQRCDVITTSNGASQVIALKYQPVRDASEVMQILSRVLKLRAHCPTLVHPDSSRSHLIVTLTISSKSPNALALARRLQSAKKDMQLAAQKEWWSPRCRRANLVARKSSEDHLFASTASSPSRSPSHSPCPSPRPSVSQALFKTKLQLVDLAGSESVGMSGVSGAALWEVSCINRSLSALSDVLGALAEQRPHVPYRNSKLTHLLQDAIGGDAKLLVMLCVSPTQRYVTESLQSLGFGTRARQVQKELPRRKGNPLKVK